A genomic stretch from Georgenia muralis includes:
- a CDS encoding response regulator transcription factor, which translates to MDTTRTPARGSRGGPERAPEARLLVVDDEPSIRELLSASLRFAGFEVLTAEDGNSALRAASENELDLVVLDVMLPDMDGFTVLRRLRTHQDVPVLFLTARDDMSDKVQGLTVGGDDYVTKPFSLEEVVARIRAVLRRTRPEPEDGAVLTYADLELDEDAHEVRRAGREVELSPTEFKLLRYLMVNAERVVSKTQILDHVWDYDFAGDAAIVESYISYLRRKLDNPAVLGLEPATELPPLIHTRRGVGYVLRHQGR; encoded by the coding sequence ATGGACACCACGCGCACCCCCGCGCGGGGCTCCCGCGGCGGCCCCGAGCGGGCTCCGGAGGCCCGGCTGCTGGTCGTCGACGACGAGCCCTCGATCCGCGAGCTCCTCTCGGCCTCGCTCCGCTTCGCCGGGTTCGAGGTCCTCACGGCCGAGGACGGCAACTCCGCCCTGCGCGCGGCCTCGGAGAACGAGCTCGACCTCGTGGTGCTCGACGTCATGCTGCCCGACATGGACGGCTTCACCGTGCTGCGGCGGCTGCGCACGCACCAGGACGTCCCGGTCCTGTTCCTCACGGCCCGCGACGACATGTCGGACAAGGTCCAGGGCCTGACCGTCGGCGGGGACGACTACGTCACCAAGCCGTTCAGCCTCGAGGAGGTCGTCGCCCGCATCCGGGCGGTGCTGCGCCGCACCCGGCCCGAGCCGGAGGACGGCGCCGTGCTCACCTACGCCGACCTCGAGCTCGACGAGGACGCCCACGAGGTGCGCCGCGCCGGCCGCGAGGTCGAGCTCTCCCCCACCGAGTTCAAGCTGCTGCGCTACCTCATGGTCAACGCCGAACGAGTGGTCTCCAAGACCCAGATCCTCGACCACGTGTGGGACTACGACTTCGCCGGCGACGCGGCGATCGTGGAGTCCTACATCTCCTACCTCCGCCGCAAGCTCGACAACCCCGCCGTCCTCGGCCTCGAGCCGGCCACCGAGCTGCCGCCGCTCATCCACACCCGCCGCGGCGTCGGGTACGTCCTGCGGCACCAGGGCCGCTGA
- a CDS encoding NYN domain-containing protein translates to MSDFPAPATDTYLLVDGENIDATLGMSVLGRRPAPEERPRWDRILHFTQEVWHGQARGLFFLNATSGQMPMSFVQALLAMSYHPIPLAGTGTEKVVDIGIQRTMDAILEQGHGDVVLASHDGDYIPQVERLLDAGRKVGVLCFREFLNGQLADLTERGLQIYDLEDDLGAFNAVLPRVRIIPLAAFDPSRYL, encoded by the coding sequence ATGTCAGACTTCCCGGCGCCCGCCACCGACACGTACCTGCTCGTCGACGGCGAGAACATCGACGCCACCCTGGGCATGAGCGTGCTGGGCCGGCGGCCCGCCCCCGAGGAGCGTCCGCGCTGGGACCGCATCCTCCACTTCACCCAGGAGGTCTGGCACGGCCAGGCCAGGGGGCTGTTCTTCCTCAACGCCACCTCGGGGCAGATGCCCATGAGCTTCGTCCAGGCGCTCCTCGCCATGAGCTACCACCCGATCCCGCTGGCGGGCACCGGGACGGAGAAGGTCGTCGACATCGGCATCCAGCGCACGATGGACGCCATCCTCGAGCAGGGGCACGGCGACGTCGTCCTGGCCTCCCACGACGGCGACTACATCCCCCAGGTCGAGCGGCTCCTCGACGCCGGCCGCAAGGTGGGCGTGCTGTGCTTCCGCGAGTTCCTCAACGGCCAGCTCGCCGACCTCACCGAGCGGGGCCTGCAGATCTACGACCTCGAGGACGATCTCGGCGCCTTCAACGCCGTGCTGCCGCGCGTGCGGATCATCCCGCTCGCCGCCTTCGACCCCTCGCGCTACCTGTAG
- a CDS encoding sensor histidine kinase has product MPLSGRLVAIIAALLLLGLAAISAATLTALRVQLVSQVDEELTGSARGIAQRVLDQITRGDGEDQFLPSNFFVRIEMADGTQRTIVNDDVEASLGVPRTPAADLDALRDAAEPLEPVTLAGRGTTVPWRAVVLPVSGPDGQVVGAATVALPLGAEEKTLARTAQLVAMAGLGIASFGAVAAWLAVRRSLRPLREIEATAVAIAAGDLSRRVPAAPPSTEVGSLALSLNAMLAQIEQSFAARAASERRMRRFVSDASHELRTPLSTIRGYGELYRMGGVEDVDQAMGRIETEAKRMGNLVEDLLQLARLDEGRPLVLSQVDLAAVARDAVADLGALAPDRRAAVVPLDPDGPAVGTGHVDAVPVSADADRVRQVVANLVGNVVQHTPAGTPVEIAVGHPEPGWALLEVRDHGPGIAEEDAPRVFERFYRIDPSRTRSSGGSGLGLAIVAAVVGAHAGGVRVLPTPGGGTTVQVALPVEGPAPTAADRAEGALLGATDPSVTD; this is encoded by the coding sequence GTGCCGCTCAGCGGGCGGCTCGTGGCGATCATCGCCGCCCTCCTGCTCCTCGGTCTCGCCGCGATCTCCGCCGCCACCCTCACGGCCCTGCGCGTCCAGCTCGTCAGCCAGGTCGACGAGGAGCTCACCGGCTCGGCCCGGGGCATCGCCCAGCGGGTCCTGGACCAGATCACCCGCGGCGACGGCGAGGACCAGTTCCTGCCGTCGAACTTCTTCGTGCGCATCGAGATGGCCGACGGCACCCAGCGCACCATCGTCAACGACGACGTCGAGGCGAGCCTGGGCGTGCCGCGCACCCCGGCGGCGGACCTCGACGCGCTGCGCGACGCCGCCGAGCCGCTCGAGCCCGTCACGCTCGCCGGCCGGGGCACCACCGTCCCGTGGCGGGCGGTGGTGCTGCCCGTCAGCGGCCCGGACGGGCAGGTCGTCGGTGCGGCGACCGTCGCGCTCCCGCTCGGCGCCGAGGAGAAGACACTCGCCAGGACGGCGCAGCTCGTGGCCATGGCGGGGCTGGGAATCGCGTCGTTCGGCGCGGTGGCCGCCTGGCTGGCGGTGCGCCGCTCCCTGCGGCCGCTGCGCGAGATCGAGGCGACGGCGGTAGCGATCGCGGCCGGCGACCTCTCGCGCCGGGTGCCGGCCGCCCCGCCGTCGACCGAGGTCGGGTCGCTCGCGCTGTCCCTCAACGCGATGCTCGCCCAGATCGAGCAGTCCTTCGCGGCGCGGGCGGCCTCCGAGCGGCGGATGCGCCGGTTCGTCTCCGATGCCTCCCACGAGCTCCGCACGCCCCTGTCGACCATCCGCGGGTACGGTGAGCTCTACCGCATGGGCGGGGTGGAGGACGTCGACCAGGCGATGGGCCGCATCGAGACCGAGGCCAAGCGGATGGGCAACCTCGTCGAGGACCTCCTCCAGCTCGCGCGGCTGGACGAGGGCCGCCCGCTCGTGCTGAGCCAGGTGGACCTCGCCGCCGTCGCCCGCGACGCCGTCGCCGACCTCGGCGCGCTGGCGCCGGACCGCCGGGCTGCCGTCGTGCCGCTGGACCCGGACGGCCCGGCGGTCGGGACGGGGCACGTGGACGCGGTGCCCGTCTCCGCCGACGCCGACCGGGTGCGCCAGGTGGTGGCGAACCTCGTGGGCAACGTCGTCCAGCACACCCCTGCGGGGACGCCGGTGGAGATCGCCGTGGGGCATCCCGAACCGGGCTGGGCCCTCCTCGAGGTCCGCGACCACGGTCCCGGCATCGCCGAGGAGGACGCACCCCGGGTCTTCGAGCGCTTCTACCGCATCGACCCCTCGCGTACGCGCAGCTCCGGCGGGTCCGGCCTGGGCCTGGCGATCGTGGCGGCCGTCGTCGGCGCCCACGCCGGCGGCGTGCGGGTGCTGCCCACCCCCGGCGGTGGCACGACCGTCCAGGTCGCGCTGCCGGTCGAGGGACCGGCACCCACCGCGGCCGACCGCGCCGAGGGCGCCCTGCTCGGCGCCACCGATCCCTCGGTGACCGACTGA
- a CDS encoding urease subunit gamma, whose protein sequence is MHLTPSEQEKLLLAVAGMVARDRRERGVRLNYPETVALLTTWVVERAREGCTVADLMVEGRAVLGRDEVMDGVADMLPDVQVEATFPDGRKLVTIHQPIA, encoded by the coding sequence ATGCACCTGACACCGTCGGAGCAGGAGAAGCTGCTGCTCGCCGTCGCCGGCATGGTCGCGCGCGACCGGCGCGAGCGCGGCGTCCGCCTGAACTACCCCGAGACCGTCGCCCTGCTGACGACGTGGGTGGTGGAGCGGGCCCGGGAGGGGTGCACCGTGGCCGACCTCATGGTCGAGGGCCGGGCGGTGCTCGGCCGGGACGAGGTCATGGACGGCGTCGCCGACATGCTCCCCGACGTCCAGGTCGAGGCGACCTTCCCCGACGGGCGCAAGCTCGTCACCATCCACCAGCCGATCGCCTGA
- a CDS encoding urease subunit alpha → MVEISRERYAALYGPTVGDQVRLGDTDLWIEVEEDRTVGGDEAVFGGGKSIRESMAQGTTTRAEGAPDTVITNAVVLDWWGVVRADVGIRDGRITALGRAGNPDIADGVHPDLRIGPSTDVISGEGKILTAGGFDSHVHLISPSQVHEALATGITTIAGGGTGPSEGTKATTVTPGAWHLATIHRSLDALPVNVILFGKGNTVSAPGLAEQALAGAGGFKVHEDWGSTPAALDAALTAAGQWGLQVALHSDSLNEAGFLESTVAAIGGRSIHAFHTEGAGGGHAPDILRLAGEPYVLPGSTNPTLPHTVNTVAEHLDMLMVCHHLNPGVPEDLAFAESRIRATTIAAEDVLHDMGAMSITSSDAQAMGRIGEVITRTWQVAHVMKARRGALSSELPADNERARRYVAKYTINPAIAHGVDAHIGSVEPGKMADLVLWDPKFFGFRPEVVIKGGAIVRGALGDPNASIPTPQPVLERPALADAVAPDLSVTFVAPAALDDGLAGRLGLRRTLLPVADTRGVGKAQMVNNDALPRIDINPETFAIDVDGERIEPAPADSLPLAQLYCLF, encoded by the coding sequence ATGGTTGAGATCTCGCGGGAGCGCTACGCCGCCCTGTACGGACCCACGGTGGGCGACCAGGTCCGCCTGGGCGACACCGACCTGTGGATCGAGGTCGAGGAGGACCGCACGGTCGGCGGGGACGAGGCGGTGTTCGGCGGTGGCAAGTCCATCCGGGAGTCCATGGCGCAGGGCACCACCACCCGAGCCGAGGGGGCGCCGGACACGGTCATCACCAACGCCGTCGTGCTGGACTGGTGGGGGGTGGTGCGTGCCGACGTCGGCATCCGCGACGGCCGCATCACCGCGCTCGGCCGGGCCGGGAACCCCGACATCGCCGACGGCGTGCACCCCGACCTGCGCATCGGCCCGTCCACCGACGTCATCAGCGGCGAGGGGAAGATCCTCACCGCCGGCGGGTTCGACTCCCACGTCCACCTCATCTCGCCGTCCCAGGTGCACGAGGCCCTGGCTACCGGGATCACCACCATCGCCGGCGGCGGCACCGGCCCCTCGGAGGGCACGAAGGCGACGACCGTGACGCCCGGCGCCTGGCACCTCGCCACGATCCACCGCAGCCTCGACGCCCTGCCGGTCAACGTCATCCTGTTCGGCAAGGGCAACACGGTCAGCGCCCCGGGACTGGCCGAGCAGGCGCTCGCGGGCGCCGGCGGGTTCAAGGTCCACGAGGACTGGGGTTCGACCCCGGCCGCGCTGGACGCCGCGCTCACCGCAGCGGGGCAATGGGGCCTGCAGGTGGCGCTGCACTCCGACTCGCTCAACGAGGCGGGGTTCCTCGAGTCCACCGTCGCCGCGATCGGCGGCCGGTCCATCCACGCCTTCCACACCGAGGGGGCCGGTGGCGGGCACGCCCCCGACATCCTGCGCCTGGCCGGCGAGCCGTACGTCCTGCCCGGCTCGACCAACCCCACCCTGCCGCACACCGTCAACACCGTCGCCGAGCACCTCGACATGCTCATGGTCTGCCACCACCTCAACCCCGGCGTCCCCGAGGACCTCGCGTTCGCCGAGTCGCGGATCCGGGCGACGACGATCGCGGCGGAGGACGTCCTGCACGACATGGGGGCCATGTCCATCACCTCCTCCGACGCCCAGGCGATGGGCCGCATCGGCGAGGTGATCACGCGCACCTGGCAGGTGGCGCACGTGATGAAGGCCCGTCGCGGGGCGCTGTCCTCGGAGCTCCCCGCGGACAACGAGCGGGCCCGGCGCTACGTGGCCAAGTACACGATCAACCCGGCGATCGCCCACGGCGTCGACGCCCACATCGGCTCGGTCGAGCCGGGCAAGATGGCCGACCTCGTCCTGTGGGACCCGAAGTTCTTCGGCTTCCGACCCGAGGTCGTCATCAAGGGCGGGGCCATCGTGCGCGGCGCCCTGGGCGACCCCAACGCCTCGATCCCCACCCCGCAGCCCGTGCTCGAGCGGCCGGCCCTGGCCGACGCCGTCGCCCCGGACCTCTCGGTCACCTTCGTCGCACCCGCCGCGCTCGACGACGGCCTCGCCGGCCGGCTCGGGCTGCGGCGCACCCTGCTCCCGGTGGCCGACACCCGCGGGGTGGGCAAGGCGCAGATGGTCAACAACGACGCCCTCCCGCGGATCGACATCAACCCCGAGACGTTCGCCATCGACGTCGACGGCGAGCGCATCGAGCCCGCCCCGGCCGACTCGCTGCCCCTGGCCCAGCTCTACTGCCTGTTCTGA
- a CDS encoding PhzF family phenazine biosynthesis protein, translating to MRTRRFAQVDVFSAEPVRGNPVAVVVDGDGLDQEEMQRFASWTNLSETTFLLPPADPAADYRVRIFTVDGELPFAGHPTLGSAHAWLEAGGRPRAAGEVVQECAAGLVRVRHEDDRWAFAAPPLTRYEPVDAVTLARAAAALRLDPADVVDASWLVNGPEWIGILLGSADAVLAVRPDGAVLDGLFVGLVGPVPAGADDTPAFEVRGLMGTGQEDPVTGSLNAGLARWLVDTGRAPDRYVAAQGTVLGRAGRVHVRVDGDDIWVGGRTTTVVTGTVGL from the coding sequence GTGCGCACCCGTCGTTTCGCCCAGGTCGACGTCTTCTCCGCCGAGCCCGTCCGGGGCAACCCGGTCGCCGTGGTCGTCGACGGCGACGGGCTCGACCAGGAGGAGATGCAGCGGTTCGCGTCCTGGACCAACCTCTCCGAGACGACGTTCCTGCTGCCGCCGGCGGACCCCGCTGCGGACTACCGCGTGCGGATCTTCACCGTCGACGGCGAGCTGCCGTTCGCGGGCCACCCCACCCTCGGCTCGGCGCACGCCTGGCTCGAGGCGGGCGGCCGTCCACGCGCCGCCGGCGAGGTCGTGCAGGAGTGCGCGGCGGGCCTGGTGCGGGTGCGGCACGAGGACGACCGCTGGGCCTTCGCGGCCCCGCCGCTGACCCGGTACGAGCCGGTCGACGCCGTCACCCTCGCCCGCGCGGCGGCGGCGCTCCGGCTCGACCCGGCCGACGTCGTCGACGCGTCGTGGCTCGTCAACGGCCCCGAGTGGATCGGGATCCTCCTGGGCAGCGCCGACGCGGTGCTCGCCGTCCGGCCCGACGGCGCCGTCCTGGACGGACTGTTCGTCGGCCTCGTCGGTCCGGTGCCCGCGGGCGCCGACGACACACCGGCGTTCGAGGTCCGCGGCCTCATGGGCACCGGCCAGGAGGATCCCGTCACAGGCAGCCTCAACGCCGGCCTGGCCCGCTGGCTGGTCGACACCGGCCGCGCTCCCGACCGCTACGTCGCGGCGCAGGGCACCGTCCTGGGTCGCGCGGGTCGGGTGCACGTCCGGGTCGACGGTGACGACATCTGGGTCGGGGGCCGCACGACGACCGTCGTGACCGGCACCGTCGGCCTCTGA
- a CDS encoding RNA polymerase sigma factor — MDLFSRTDRTADAALVAGLAVDDQPAAAAFVRRFQAPVFGLAVSITRDAALAEDVAQEVFVRAWRAAGTYDVRRASVLTWLLTITRNAAIDVVRARRQTPTDDGVLEEMIAATLQAPASDEEALRHVERDDALRRLKSLPPEQARAVVLAVIGGRTAQEVCEHEGIPLGTAKTRIRTGLRRVRESMEAGE; from the coding sequence GTGGACCTCTTCTCGCGCACGGACCGGACGGCCGACGCCGCCCTGGTGGCGGGCCTGGCGGTCGACGACCAGCCGGCCGCCGCCGCGTTCGTGCGCCGGTTCCAGGCGCCGGTCTTCGGCCTGGCGGTCTCGATCACCCGCGACGCCGCCCTCGCCGAGGACGTGGCCCAGGAGGTGTTCGTGCGCGCCTGGCGCGCGGCCGGGACCTACGACGTCCGACGGGCGTCCGTGCTGACGTGGCTCCTCACGATCACACGCAACGCGGCGATCGACGTCGTCCGGGCCCGTCGGCAGACACCCACCGACGACGGGGTGCTGGAGGAGATGATCGCTGCGACCCTGCAGGCGCCGGCCTCGGACGAGGAGGCCCTGCGTCACGTGGAGCGCGACGACGCCCTGCGGCGGCTGAAGTCGCTGCCCCCCGAGCAGGCCCGGGCCGTGGTGCTCGCGGTCATCGGGGGCCGCACCGCGCAGGAGGTCTGCGAGCACGAGGGGATCCCGCTGGGGACCGCCAAGACCCGCATCCGCACCGGGCTACGCCGGGTGCGCGAATCGATGGAGGCCGGAGAATGA
- a CDS encoding COG4315 family predicted lipoprotein, which yields MRTRSGLGAVAAGVLLAATLAACGDDDPQGATTVEETTVAGGEEATTEEETTASEEATTEATTEESTEDGAAAGAATVMTAETDLGTILVDGEGMTLYMFTNDTQDSGESVCEGDCLVAWPPLEGEPTAGEGVDESLLGTIERSDGSMQASYNGWPLYYWAQDTAPGDVTGQGVGDVWYVLDPAGEPIGMP from the coding sequence ATGAGAACCAGATCCGGGCTCGGGGCGGTGGCGGCGGGTGTGCTGCTCGCGGCGACGCTCGCCGCGTGTGGCGACGACGACCCGCAGGGGGCGACGACGGTCGAGGAGACCACCGTGGCCGGCGGCGAGGAGGCCACCACCGAGGAGGAGACCACCGCGTCCGAGGAGGCGACCACCGAGGCGACGACCGAGGAGTCGACCGAGGACGGCGCAGCTGCCGGTGCGGCCACCGTCATGACCGCCGAGACCGACCTCGGCACGATCCTCGTCGACGGCGAGGGCATGACGCTGTACATGTTCACCAACGACACCCAGGACTCGGGCGAGAGCGTCTGCGAGGGCGACTGCCTCGTCGCCTGGCCGCCGCTCGAGGGCGAGCCCACGGCCGGTGAGGGGGTCGACGAGTCCCTCCTGGGGACGATCGAGCGCTCCGACGGCTCCATGCAGGCGAGCTACAACGGGTGGCCGCTGTACTACTGGGCGCAGGACACGGCGCCGGGTGACGTCACGGGCCAGGGCGTCGGTGACGTCTGGTACGTGCTCGACCCGGCGGGCGAACCCATCGGGATGCCCTGA
- a CDS encoding zf-HC2 domain-containing protein, with protein sequence MSRQCPDQDELYALALGDVGQPERDAVTAHLAVCEGCRAEYAAIADAADHVLAAAPAVAPPAGFSSRVLAAMAAAGGAGPAARPSHPSDWSAPDVGPARPEVLRAEQERGPDAARATTAHHGRTARGATPARPGSRRGGHHDGTGPTFRSRRRQWPALLTAALAGVLLGVAGTAVLTQLTAEEPPPAAAPAETAEPARSAGIALVKDDGTAVGSVSETWFDGQPVLVVVVTDGPPGALYECWLVGSDGTRESVGRWSLDEYGAEATWIVPVPEGRLDRLELVAASGRVWSTASL encoded by the coding sequence ATGAGCAGGCAGTGCCCGGACCAGGACGAGCTGTACGCCCTGGCCCTCGGCGACGTCGGGCAGCCCGAGCGCGACGCCGTCACCGCGCACCTGGCGGTGTGCGAGGGCTGCCGGGCGGAGTACGCGGCGATCGCCGACGCCGCCGACCACGTGCTCGCCGCCGCGCCGGCGGTCGCACCACCCGCGGGGTTCTCCTCCCGGGTCCTCGCCGCCATGGCTGCGGCCGGCGGTGCCGGTCCGGCCGCACGCCCGTCGCACCCGTCCGACTGGTCCGCGCCCGACGTCGGCCCGGCACGCCCGGAGGTGCTCCGCGCGGAGCAGGAGCGCGGTCCGGACGCCGCTCGGGCCACCACCGCCCACCACGGGCGCACGGCTCGCGGGGCGACGCCCGCGCGCCCCGGGAGCCGCCGCGGCGGGCACCACGACGGCACCGGTCCGACGTTCCGGAGCCGGCGTCGTCAGTGGCCGGCGCTCCTCACCGCAGCGCTGGCCGGTGTCCTGCTCGGCGTCGCCGGGACCGCCGTCCTGACGCAGCTGACCGCCGAGGAACCGCCACCCGCCGCCGCGCCCGCCGAGACCGCCGAGCCCGCCCGGTCCGCCGGCATCGCCCTCGTCAAGGACGACGGCACCGCCGTCGGCTCGGTGAGCGAGACCTGGTTCGACGGCCAGCCGGTCCTCGTCGTCGTCGTGACCGACGGACCGCCCGGCGCGCTGTACGAGTGCTGGCTGGTGGGCTCGGACGGCACGCGGGAGAGCGTCGGCCGCTGGAGCCTGGACGAGTACGGCGCCGAGGCCACGTGGATCGTCCCCGTCCCCGAGGGCCGGCTCGACCGGCTCGAGCTCGTCGCAGCCAGCGGCCGGGTGTGGTCGACGGCGAGCCTGTAG
- the ureB gene encoding urease subunit beta, whose protein sequence is MAGISASGPGAVRAAAGTIELNADRTAAERVELVVLNTGDRPVQIGSHLHLPDANAALAFDRAAAHGFRLDVPAGTSQRFEPGASRTVAAVALRGARRVPGIQRGKVDGGPLDAKDDGGAAHGGSATTEGTGRTDG, encoded by the coding sequence ATGGCAGGGATCTCCGCCTCCGGACCGGGCGCCGTGCGCGCGGCCGCGGGCACCATCGAGCTCAACGCCGACCGCACGGCGGCCGAGCGGGTCGAGCTCGTGGTGCTCAACACCGGCGACCGGCCCGTGCAGATCGGCTCGCACCTGCACCTGCCGGACGCCAACGCCGCCCTGGCCTTCGACCGTGCGGCCGCCCACGGCTTCCGCCTCGACGTCCCGGCCGGCACCTCGCAGCGCTTCGAGCCGGGCGCCTCGCGCACCGTGGCGGCCGTCGCGCTGCGCGGGGCCCGGCGGGTGCCCGGTATCCAGCGGGGCAAGGTCGACGGCGGACCGCTCGACGCCAAGGACGACGGCGGAGCGGCCCACGGCGGTTCCGCGACGACCGAGGGGACGGGGCGCACCGATGGTTGA
- a CDS encoding amidohydrolase yields MVTASASVLLRDVRLVPVAGPSAPQGSPTGEHPPAPPAPGPVDVRITGGRITEVGPHLSRRAGEEELDGAGRWAAPGLWDHHVHLGQWARTFDRLDLTDAASAAEVLRRVRERLTGARTPLVGFGFRDAAWPDAPDQAALDAVAGDAAVVLASGDFHSGWFSARARELLGVPEAADGDALVRENAWFAALGRLADLPGDEPVSYGRALAEAAARGVVGVTEMEWAANAFEWPDRVADGADTLRVRTATYADGLDDVLAVALRTGEAVPGGRGLVRMGPLKIISDGSLTTATAHCLAPYPDPIDPGHPHGVQNVPADELRDLLRRARRGGLDVAVHAIGDAAVSIALDAFAATGARGSIEHAQLLTPAHSAEMARLGVVASVQPAHLLDDRDVTEERWPDRAGRTFVLRELLDAGVRLTLGSDAPVSPLDPWLAMAAAVHRSADSREPWHPEQHITPAEALAASTDGQGTLAVGGRGDVVLLDTDPLAPAASTDEAAARLRRTRVAATLVGGRVTHLAL; encoded by the coding sequence ATGGTCACCGCCTCCGCCTCGGTGCTGCTGCGCGACGTCCGCCTCGTCCCCGTCGCCGGCCCCTCAGCACCGCAGGGCTCCCCGACGGGAGAGCATCCCCCCGCGCCGCCCGCGCCGGGGCCGGTCGACGTCCGCATCACCGGCGGCCGGATCACCGAGGTCGGCCCGCACCTGTCCCGCCGGGCGGGTGAGGAGGAGCTCGACGGAGCCGGGCGGTGGGCCGCCCCGGGGCTGTGGGACCACCACGTCCACCTCGGTCAGTGGGCGCGCACCTTCGACCGGCTCGACCTGACCGACGCCGCGAGCGCCGCCGAGGTCCTGCGCCGGGTGCGTGAGCGCCTCACCGGGGCCCGGACCCCGCTGGTGGGGTTCGGCTTCCGCGATGCCGCCTGGCCCGATGCCCCCGACCAGGCGGCCCTGGACGCCGTCGCCGGTGACGCCGCGGTCGTGCTCGCGTCCGGCGACTTCCACTCCGGCTGGTTCTCCGCGCGCGCCCGTGAGCTGCTCGGCGTCCCCGAGGCAGCCGACGGCGACGCCCTGGTCCGGGAGAACGCCTGGTTCGCCGCGCTCGGGCGCCTGGCGGACCTGCCCGGCGACGAGCCGGTCTCCTACGGCCGCGCCCTGGCGGAGGCGGCCGCGCGCGGCGTCGTCGGGGTGACCGAGATGGAATGGGCGGCCAACGCCTTCGAGTGGCCGGACCGGGTCGCCGACGGCGCCGACACCCTGCGGGTGCGCACCGCCACCTACGCCGACGGTCTCGACGACGTCCTCGCCGTCGCCCTGCGCACCGGAGAGGCCGTTCCCGGGGGTCGGGGCCTGGTCCGGATGGGCCCGCTCAAGATCATCTCCGACGGCTCGCTCACCACCGCGACCGCGCACTGCCTCGCGCCCTACCCCGACCCGATCGACCCCGGCCACCCGCACGGTGTCCAGAACGTGCCCGCCGACGAGCTGCGCGACCTCCTGCGCCGCGCGCGCCGCGGCGGCCTGGACGTCGCCGTCCACGCCATCGGCGACGCCGCCGTCTCCATCGCCCTGGACGCGTTCGCGGCGACCGGCGCCCGCGGGTCGATCGAGCACGCCCAGCTCCTCACCCCCGCCCACAGCGCCGAGATGGCCCGGCTGGGGGTGGTGGCGAGCGTGCAGCCCGCCCACCTCCTCGACGACCGCGACGTCACCGAGGAGCGCTGGCCCGACCGGGCGGGGCGCACGTTCGTGCTGCGTGAGCTGCTCGACGCCGGGGTCCGGCTCACGCTCGGCTCGGACGCCCCCGTCTCCCCGCTCGACCCGTGGCTGGCGATGGCCGCGGCCGTCCACCGCAGCGCCGATTCGCGCGAGCCGTGGCACCCCGAGCAGCACATCACCCCCGCCGAGGCCCTCGCCGCCTCGACCGACGGCCAGGGCACGCTCGCCGTGGGCGGGCGCGGCGACGTCGTCCTCCTCGACACCGACCCCCTGGCGCCCGCGGCGTCCACGGACGAGGCAGCGGCACGGCTGCGCCGGACGCGGGTGGCCGCCACGCTCGTCGGCGGTCGCGTGACCCACCTGGCGCTGTAG